The Cylindrospermopsis curvispora GIHE-G1 genome contains a region encoding:
- a CDS encoding RAMP superfamily CRISPR-associated protein — MKAGNIWIVCREPVHIGGADSENRGNNNPIFRLPDRTPVIPGSSLRGALREHAEKEKEFQPFVGEWFGGDTSAVSPGNISLGWGWPVWWPVHVLGYGNWWVSFPDWLNRFADLTGTEIPPLPDNLLVTEPELDKKTVYLRWLKLSNIAYLDPSKLPLPPELQAHRKRLLILKNESINTLVDMGMVRQPRVSLKENADKDGSLVDNLFSVEGIPPGASFVVSWHSRQQQTERWESFLHREHHLGGLWGVGYGRIIIDNIN, encoded by the coding sequence ATGAAAGCAGGAAACATTTGGATAGTATGTAGAGAGCCCGTCCACATAGGAGGAGCAGACAGTGAAAACCGGGGTAATAACAATCCTATTTTTCGCCTACCGGATAGAACACCAGTTATACCAGGTAGTTCTTTGCGAGGTGCGCTCAGGGAACACGCGGAAAAGGAAAAGGAGTTTCAGCCTTTTGTAGGAGAATGGTTTGGGGGAGATACAAGTGCTGTATCACCAGGTAATATTTCCTTGGGATGGGGATGGCCGGTTTGGTGGCCTGTTCATGTATTGGGATATGGTAACTGGTGGGTAAGCTTTCCTGACTGGTTAAACAGATTTGCGGATCTCACGGGGACAGAAATTCCTCCTTTACCAGACAATTTACTTGTCACCGAACCAGAATTAGATAAAAAAACAGTGTATTTACGATGGTTAAAGCTATCTAATATCGCTTACTTAGATCCAAGTAAATTGCCCTTACCCCCCGAACTACAAGCCCATAGGAAGCGACTACTAATCCTGAAAAATGAATCTATTAATACCTTAGTAGATATGGGCATGGTACGCCAACCGCGAGTTAGCTTGAAGGAAAATGCGGATAAAGACGGTAGTTTGGTAGACAACCTGTTTTCCGTAGAAGGCATACCACCGGGAGCGAGTTTTGTGGTTTCATGGCACAGTCGCCAACAACAAACAGAAAGATGGGAAAGTTTCCTCCATAGAGAACATCACCTGGGAGGACTATGGGGAGTTGGCTACGGGCGCATAATTATCGACAATATTAACTAA
- a CDS encoding DNA-methyltransferase, translating into MPLQEISPFKNKIIFGDNLSVLKQIENDTFDLIITSPPYFQQRNYGNGDLEIGNEPTEAEYLNNILTVFQECVRVLKSTGAIVFNLGDKYINGSLSLIPYKFAIQATENNNIFLINQITWSKLNPTPRQDKKKLLQATEPFFIFAKSKDYYFNLDNYLQHLHTFNKTAKTKPSDKLGKKYLELIKNSDLSAEQKANAIKALNEAISAVHNGDIEGFRMKINGVHKLAYGGQDGGRNNQIKNNGFTIIRILGNAMKKDIIESSVEVTKNNHHPAVYPLYIIQELIKLLSKEGDFVLDPFCGSGTTCLAAKNLNRHYLGIEINPDYVNLANSRMAESNFQQQELFI; encoded by the coding sequence ATGCCATTACAAGAAATATCACCCTTTAAAAATAAAATTATCTTTGGTGATAACTTATCTGTTCTTAAACAAATAGAAAATGATACTTTTGATTTAATTATTACCTCACCTCCATATTTTCAGCAGCGTAATTATGGAAATGGTGATTTAGAAATCGGTAATGAACCCACAGAAGCAGAATATTTAAACAATATACTAACTGTTTTTCAAGAATGTGTAAGAGTTTTGAAAAGCACAGGAGCAATAGTTTTTAATTTGGGAGATAAATATATTAATGGAAGTTTATCCCTCATACCTTATAAATTTGCTATTCAAGCTACTGAAAATAATAATATTTTTTTGATTAATCAGATTACTTGGTCAAAACTTAACCCTACACCACGTCAGGATAAAAAAAAGTTACTACAAGCTACAGAACCTTTTTTCATATTTGCTAAATCTAAAGATTACTATTTTAATCTAGACAATTATTTACAACATTTACATACATTCAATAAAACAGCCAAAACTAAACCATCAGATAAATTAGGTAAAAAATACCTGGAATTAATTAAAAATTCTGACTTGAGTGCAGAACAAAAAGCAAATGCCATTAAAGCATTAAATGAGGCAATTTCAGCAGTGCATAATGGCGACATTGAAGGATTTAGGATGAAAATAAATGGCGTGCATAAGTTGGCTTATGGTGGTCAAGATGGAGGTAGAAATAACCAAATCAAAAATAATGGATTTACGATTATTAGAATTTTAGGAAATGCCATGAAAAAGGATATTATAGAAAGTTCGGTAGAAGTAACTAAAAATAATCATCATCCAGCAGTTTATCCTCTATATATTATTCAGGAACTTATTAAGTTATTAAGCAAAGAAGGAGATTTTGTCCTTGATCCTTTTTGTGGTAGTGGTACAACTTGTTTAGCAGCTAAAAATTTAAATCGTCATTATTTAGGAATTGAAATCAATCCTGATTATGTTAATCTAGCTAATAGTCGTATGGCAGAATCTAATTTTCAACAACAGGAATTATTTATATGA
- a CDS encoding DUF456 domain-containing protein codes for MQVIYLLLVAVMFLGIIGAVVPAIPGSSLILISIIIWGIVSNSFAAIKIPLIVTIIVLLLSTGVDFLAGYIGAKQAGASKWGQIGAFVGLLMGFFGLLPALPFGGPLLGILFGPLLGAIVGEFLYQRRLWPAVKAGIGITVGTLVGNLIQGVLAISAVIVFLLTTWSQVY; via the coding sequence ATGCAAGTTATCTATCTACTCTTAGTTGCTGTAATGTTCCTGGGAATTATTGGTGCTGTAGTTCCAGCTATCCCTGGAAGTAGTTTGATTTTAATATCTATTATCATCTGGGGAATTGTGAGTAACTCCTTTGCTGCTATTAAAATTCCTCTGATTGTGACAATCATTGTTTTACTTCTAAGTACAGGAGTTGATTTCCTTGCTGGTTATATTGGTGCGAAACAAGCGGGTGCTAGTAAGTGGGGACAAATTGGCGCATTTGTGGGTTTATTAATGGGATTTTTCGGATTATTACCTGCTTTACCTTTTGGTGGACCATTACTAGGTATTCTATTTGGACCTCTATTAGGAGCAATTGTGGGTGAGTTTCTTTACCAAAGAAGATTATGGCCTGCGGTGAAAGCTGGTATTGGAATCACTGTGGGAACGCTCGTGGGAAACTTGATTCAAGGTGTCCTAGCCATCAGCGCAGTCATAGTATTTTTATTGACAACTTGGTCCCAAGTATACTGA
- a CDS encoding RAMP superfamily CRISPR-associated protein — protein MSLPTELPKWYRVDTEEEKGWTPQTTDIIEGPPENREVRQAWYVNNSYTPQKSNPILRVQILTPIQVGGGSLSEGMILPAQIGGYPCIPGSSLRGSLLSRIRKVWSQMGGEEQQFWQRLVQEDRSGWRYREIRFESVPLDNVEPYPLNGQQSWQVYGENVRALSVQWQASPKEPPSLQPTLLSIVVNTRQEIRQDERGWLKNRLKETLEEEGIGRGKNSGFGRLVERISQGDWQLRVRGAKPGIQAHNRRMNITGKYRWSPQVLRATLRGWFLRLALREFSRPDAENLTTYIFGGFGSPAQLNLVSYRMFAGREIGAGNRGNNSDYSNILSAVVNQDWQIGVKCNQECRGLVDRLLELAQRLGGIGPGWRRPPHEMRNNVFRGSEFVTQTESGEMELSQLLRRLQEDIRDLGTQLSITINRKGEPGCIDSVWESKDTETWKQIVHGVCATSNRNKPQWCGSTNRPSLYAVREKENSCVITSFDPTVNGTLGSQGFTRIWPV, from the coding sequence ATGTCCTTACCAACAGAATTACCCAAATGGTACAGAGTAGATACAGAAGAAGAAAAAGGCTGGACACCCCAAACCACGGACATAATAGAAGGACCACCGGAAAATAGGGAGGTGCGCCAAGCCTGGTATGTGAATAATTCATACACGCCACAAAAATCTAACCCCATTCTCAGGGTGCAAATTTTAACTCCCATACAAGTAGGGGGAGGAAGTCTAAGCGAGGGAATGATTTTGCCTGCACAAATAGGGGGATATCCTTGTATACCTGGATCTAGCCTGCGGGGGTCATTACTGAGCAGAATTAGAAAGGTGTGGTCTCAAATGGGGGGTGAGGAACAGCAATTTTGGCAAAGACTTGTGCAAGAGGATAGAAGTGGATGGCGCTATAGGGAGATTAGATTTGAGAGTGTACCTCTGGACAATGTGGAACCCTATCCCCTGAATGGCCAGCAATCATGGCAAGTATATGGGGAGAACGTAAGGGCTTTAAGCGTGCAATGGCAAGCCTCACCCAAGGAACCTCCTTCATTGCAACCAACTCTTTTAAGCATAGTAGTGAATACCCGACAGGAAATAAGACAAGACGAAAGGGGATGGTTAAAAAATAGATTAAAAGAGACTTTAGAGGAGGAAGGAATAGGGAGAGGGAAAAACTCTGGATTTGGGAGATTAGTGGAGAGAATAAGCCAAGGTGATTGGCAATTAAGGGTGCGGGGGGCAAAACCGGGGATACAAGCACACAACCGGAGAATGAACATAACAGGGAAGTATAGGTGGTCTCCCCAGGTATTAAGAGCCACCCTGCGGGGTTGGTTTTTGCGATTAGCGTTAAGGGAATTTTCCAGACCGGATGCAGAGAACTTAACCACCTATATATTTGGTGGATTTGGGTCACCAGCGCAACTGAATCTAGTGAGTTATAGAATGTTTGCGGGTAGGGAAATAGGCGCAGGGAACCGGGGAAATAATAGTGACTACAGTAATATACTGAGCGCGGTGGTAAATCAGGATTGGCAAATAGGAGTTAAATGTAACCAAGAGTGTAGGGGATTAGTAGATAGATTGTTAGAACTGGCCCAGAGATTAGGGGGGATAGGACCAGGATGGAGAAGACCACCCCATGAAATGCGCAATAACGTTTTTCGTGGCAGTGAATTTGTTACCCAAACAGAAAGTGGAGAAATGGAGTTATCCCAGCTGTTACGTAGATTGCAGGAAGATATTAGGGATTTAGGCACACAACTGAGCATAACGATAAATAGAAAGGGAGAACCAGGTTGTATTGACAGTGTGTGGGAGAGTAAAGACACCGAGACGTGGAAGCAGATAGTCCATGGGGTGTGTGCCACAAGTAATAGAAATAAACCTCAATGGTGTGGTTCCACTAACAGACCTTCTCTCTATGCGGTGAGGGAAAAGGAAAACAGTTGTGTCATCACTAGTTTTGACCCAACAGTGAATGGTACTTTAGGGAGCCAAGGCTTTACCCGCATTTGGCCTGTATAG
- a CDS encoding nucleotidyl transferase AbiEii/AbiGii toxin family protein — translation MLIKPHKPQIQTPEKLPFLKKLCWQREDIKNLTPLEMLRIYERGWHYRGVLGNLSHTEALFVEQLAQYYHSWLGTKMFEREFHQKILNVLHQLNTNFLLECGAYFGGGTLVSLNHGQYRLSKDIDFLCSTGTGYRLLRQKIAENQYNALFKNQNNLNLPGEITADQYGIRFAIIVDETLIKFEIIMEGRMELGEADYPSWSPVPCLNQIDSFAEKLLANSDRWNDSSVESRDLIDLAIQRLSSPIPQAAIEKAQSAYPVIEPLKKAISFFQNHPNYRDKCFTALGISEPSKIIDGIDLMAADFNLKNTPRTFRESQEDWE, via the coding sequence ATGTTAATTAAACCCCATAAACCCCAAATTCAAACTCCAGAAAAATTACCGTTTTTAAAAAAATTATGTTGGCAAAGAGAAGATATAAAAAATCTTACTCCTTTAGAAATGCTAAGAATATATGAGCGAGGGTGGCATTACCGGGGAGTTTTAGGCAACTTGAGCCATACAGAAGCCTTATTTGTGGAACAGTTAGCTCAATATTATCATTCATGGTTAGGAACGAAAATGTTTGAGAGGGAATTTCATCAAAAAATTTTAAATGTTCTTCACCAATTAAACACTAATTTTTTATTAGAGTGTGGTGCATATTTTGGCGGTGGAACTCTAGTTAGTTTAAATCATGGCCAATATAGATTAAGCAAGGACATAGATTTTCTCTGTTCCACTGGTACTGGCTACCGATTACTGCGACAAAAAATAGCTGAAAATCAATATAATGCACTTTTTAAAAATCAAAATAATCTCAACTTACCCGGGGAAATTACAGCTGACCAGTACGGAATAAGATTTGCCATTATTGTTGATGAAACCCTGATTAAATTTGAAATAATTATGGAAGGACGTATGGAATTAGGAGAAGCAGACTATCCTAGTTGGTCACCCGTACCATGCTTAAATCAAATTGACAGTTTTGCAGAAAAACTTTTAGCCAATTCTGACAGGTGGAATGACTCCTCAGTAGAGTCGAGAGATTTAATTGATTTGGCTATTCAAAGGCTCAGTTCTCCCATTCCTCAAGCAGCTATTGAGAAAGCTCAATCAGCTTATCCTGTAATTGAACCTTTAAAAAAAGCGATATCTTTTTTCCAAAATCACCCCAATTATCGAGACAAATGTTTTACGGCTTTGGGAATTTCTGAACCCAGTAAAATTATTGATGGTATTGATTTAATGGCGGCTGATTTCAATTTAAAAAACACACCTAGAACGTTTAGGGAGTCTCAAGAAGACTGGGAATGA
- a CDS encoding SGNH/GDSL hydrolase family protein, translated as MKKQILVLSILSISTLITGQVSAEEIKGLTVFGDSLSDNGNAFKATNGFFPPNNLYPSQGRFSNGQVWVEYFNDDPRFTNNISNFAFGGAQTGTENAENLKFPPGFLPFPLPGLQTEIDQVLAKTPRLDSNRLYVIWAGGNDYLNAPPNPIISVTNLTTAINKLTSAGAIYSL; from the coding sequence ATGAAAAAACAAATTTTAGTTCTGAGTATTTTATCTATTTCTACTTTGATTACTGGACAAGTTTCCGCTGAAGAAATCAAAGGTTTAACGGTCTTTGGCGATAGTTTGTCAGACAATGGTAATGCTTTTAAAGCCACTAATGGATTCTTCCCTCCTAATAATTTATATCCTTCTCAAGGAAGGTTTTCTAATGGTCAGGTCTGGGTAGAATATTTTAATGATGATCCTCGTTTTACCAATAATATTAGTAATTTTGCTTTTGGGGGTGCACAAACCGGTACAGAAAATGCAGAAAATTTGAAATTTCCCCCTGGATTCTTACCCTTTCCTTTACCTGGATTACAAACAGAAATTGATCAAGTTTTGGCAAAAACTCCCCGTCTTGATAGTAACAGATTATATGTGATTTGGGCTGGTGGAAATGATTACTTAAATGCTCCACCAAATCCTATTATTTCTGTAACCAATTTGACCACTGCTATTAATAAATTAACTTCTGCAGGAGCCATTTACTCATTGTGA
- a CDS encoding extracellular solute-binding protein encodes MDTLKQWLTNPSKQDGYDLVEVDTLLLGDLVKANVVKTWNKPENIKDWYPAGLQGVTVNGDIYGVPHLLCGHFIISRNDKVAKTKSVEKLLNILTAITPDTPNLTGDLIGSWNLPALYLDGWADTYGTKQINAALSTTLNPKVITSFRKFAQNCQVGDVNPCFDKYSDLDSGAAAFVNNEVDAFFGYSERLNYILKNSSNSDVQLSSLPLSEGSNPLLFADALVLRKDCDQTCENADAYPNSGFAEIRKTLKKAILQELQSSS; translated from the coding sequence ATAGACACTTTAAAACAATGGTTAACCAACCCTAGCAAACAAGATGGTTATGATCTCGTTGAAGTAGATACATTATTATTAGGTGATTTAGTCAAAGCAAATGTAGTCAAAACATGGAATAAACCTGAAAATATCAAAGATTGGTATCCTGCAGGTTTACAAGGAGTCACAGTCAATGGTGATATATATGGTGTTCCCCATTTATTATGTGGACATTTTATTATTTCTCGGAATGACAAAGTAGCTAAAACCAAATCCGTAGAAAAATTGTTGAATATCTTAACAGCAATAACTCCGGATACACCTAATTTAACAGGAGATTTAATAGGTAGTTGGAACTTACCAGCTCTGTATTTAGATGGGTGGGCGGATACCTATGGAACAAAACAAATTAATGCTGCTTTATCCACCACTTTAAATCCAAAGGTGATCACATCTTTCAGAAAATTTGCTCAAAATTGTCAAGTGGGAGATGTTAACCCCTGCTTTGATAAATATAGCGATTTAGATAGTGGTGCAGCAGCATTTGTTAATAATGAAGTTGATGCTTTTTTTGGTTATTCAGAAAGACTCAATTATATTCTGAAAAATAGCAGCAATTCTGATGTACAATTAAGTTCTCTACCCTTATCTGAAGGCAGTAATCCTTTATTATTTGCTGATGCTTTGGTGTTGCGAAAAGACTGTGATCAGACTTGTGAAAATGCTGATGCTTATCCTAATTCTGGGTTTGCTGAAATTCGTAAAACTTTGAAAAAGGCAATTCTTCAAGAGTTGCAATCATCGTCATAA
- a CDS encoding putative CRISPR-associated protein, translating to MENPLFVFSPCGTSLLTNQAAQEERGLVSKHANAKHIEDIPLEDSLKLRSLAKRVEEKLAFADLELAGKMSAELNGIIKLYNGKLEKKADTHYLLCTDTWLGEQTATLVEQWLREKGFIVDKNRQTDLQTKDIDSFQIALSDIVKFFEKTIPGYRKSQYKIIFNLTGGFKSVQGFLQTLATFYADETIYIFETAKDLLRIPRLPVKMVVEDSVRDHLKVFRRLANEMKTTDVIGVPETLLMRVGGEVYLSPWGDLVWGRTKKEIYGEKLHPSPSEKVSYGPKFEDSLRGISADRLILINERIDQLAKNLESGGKYNVSSLDLKALKGNPRPPSTHEIDAWSDQDAKRIFGHFESGNHFVLDKLDSGLH from the coding sequence ATGGAAAATCCTTTATTTGTTTTCTCACCCTGTGGCACAAGTTTATTGACCAATCAAGCAGCTCAAGAAGAAAGAGGTTTAGTCAGTAAACATGCTAACGCAAAACACATTGAAGACATACCTCTAGAAGATAGCCTGAAACTGCGATCGCTTGCCAAGAGAGTAGAAGAAAAACTAGCATTTGCTGATCTTGAGTTAGCAGGTAAGATGTCAGCGGAGCTAAATGGCATTATTAAACTTTATAATGGTAAGTTAGAGAAGAAAGCAGACACTCACTATTTGCTTTGTACTGACACCTGGTTAGGGGAACAGACAGCAACCTTAGTAGAACAATGGTTAAGAGAAAAAGGTTTTATAGTTGATAAAAACCGACAGACGGATCTGCAAACAAAAGATATTGATTCCTTTCAAATTGCCTTATCAGATATAGTAAAGTTTTTTGAAAAAACCATACCTGGTTATAGAAAATCTCAATATAAGATTATATTTAACTTAACTGGGGGATTCAAGAGTGTGCAGGGATTTTTACAAACCCTAGCCACATTTTATGCAGATGAGACAATTTATATCTTTGAAACAGCCAAAGACCTGTTGCGCATACCAAGATTACCAGTGAAAATGGTAGTAGAAGACAGCGTACGTGACCATCTTAAAGTTTTTCGTAGACTAGCAAATGAAATGAAAACTACTGACGTTATTGGAGTACCAGAAACCCTATTAATGAGGGTAGGAGGTGAAGTTTATTTATCTCCCTGGGGAGATTTGGTGTGGGGAAGGACAAAGAAAGAGATTTATGGGGAGAAATTGCATCCTTCACCCAGCGAAAAGGTAAGTTATGGACCTAAGTTTGAGGATAGTCTGAGGGGAATATCAGCGGATAGATTAATATTAATTAACGAGAGAATAGACCAGTTAGCAAAGAATTTAGAATCAGGAGGTAAATATAATGTATCATCCCTTGACTTAAAAGCACTCAAAGGAAATCCCCGTCCTCCCTCCACCCATGAAATAGACGCTTGGTCAGACCAGGATGCCAAAAGAATCTTTGGTCACTTTGAGAGTGGAAATCATTTTGTTTTAGATAAACTTGATAGTGGTTTACACTAA
- a CDS encoding Cas10/Cmr2 second palm domain-containing protein: protein MVFIEPQPIQFLPLQQQLYPDPNLTTENPGFAIHPVTGEWQDTDRLRSKYPWGGGASNYAFEQLPPEISPHHFLGTLVFGPVQSFLGAGQRLRDWAVASWLCHYLATATIYHWEKQGGSVLLPLYRSSPLLRWMNTGVSPDPQSFWRPELPNVMTGVVPCTTDEGAQNWLENIKHLLLQEWSLLIKNIERVVVEQERTEKKRLLDGVGWQVIHRDHGFLWSVYYTCAPITQDPPLSITQVNKQIHDELEKQKLSRQWQGTWWSGVTSPTAGSLSVWHPGLLPIDRNGTWGIPPSELDHWWAGLLRHHSALFSSREKLNSIELIKRLASLPDYIQKALEMRWGHIPPACPWGNFPEQTAVAAAWVPLLGQSIPWNNRLQDAAEYFGLEPRRWGLPLIDRSHPGYIHPEVLERRNLENWSLDQDLEGVEQDWKDFNLDQWTTPIQWHVGWRGDGDHIGKWLSGSQYERENLLWQKWHPTPQQIEDYHLNLVPAQIPNHTHRQLDLPHVLDLSVLFSHWNKLLYPLVEEQYPGKVIFAGGDDFLLLGPLPQAVEMTSDLYRLWSGRTTALTSMLEPPVPGWVKYQESVYPVPSEIMTFSLGVVIAQRRIPQALWHSHLNEAYKKAKSQGRNRVCVRVLFNSNQIIEWICPWFLWDILMGNNLVQSDNQLNRWEKLLQYMEPVRMKQPNLALAETALETLWQSVGLNLSWNQVRPQSEHDTFLSEWEWWTNWVALRVFLARQEQNRDLWMRRFREDGL, encoded by the coding sequence TTGGTATTCATCGAACCACAACCCATCCAATTCCTGCCACTACAGCAGCAACTATACCCAGACCCTAACCTAACCACTGAAAATCCTGGTTTCGCCATCCATCCAGTTACCGGAGAATGGCAAGATACAGACCGCCTCAGAAGTAAATACCCCTGGGGGGGTGGCGCTAGTAACTATGCCTTTGAACAGCTACCTCCAGAAATCTCTCCCCATCATTTCCTGGGCACTCTGGTCTTTGGACCAGTCCAGTCCTTCCTCGGTGCGGGTCAACGGTTAAGAGATTGGGCTGTGGCATCTTGGTTGTGTCATTACCTGGCAACGGCTACTATCTATCATTGGGAAAAACAGGGGGGTTCTGTTCTTTTACCTCTCTACAGAAGTTCTCCCCTCCTACGATGGATGAATACTGGTGTTTCTCCAGACCCCCAATCTTTTTGGCGCCCTGAGTTACCGAATGTTATGACTGGTGTGGTTCCCTGTACTACTGATGAAGGAGCCCAAAACTGGTTAGAAAATATCAAACACCTTTTACTCCAAGAATGGTCTTTACTCATTAAAAATATTGAAAGAGTTGTTGTTGAGCAAGAGCGCACCGAAAAAAAAAGACTATTAGATGGTGTCGGATGGCAAGTGATTCACCGTGACCATGGGTTTTTATGGTCTGTTTATTATACCTGCGCACCCATTACCCAAGACCCACCCCTGAGTATTACTCAGGTGAATAAACAAATTCACGATGAGCTAGAAAAGCAAAAACTCAGTCGCCAATGGCAAGGAACCTGGTGGAGTGGAGTAACTAGTCCTACCGCTGGCTCCCTTTCCGTCTGGCATCCCGGGTTGTTACCCATCGACAGAAATGGCACCTGGGGTATACCCCCCTCCGAACTCGATCACTGGTGGGCAGGTCTCCTTCGACACCATTCTGCTCTTTTCAGCTCTCGGGAAAAACTAAATAGCATAGAGCTGATTAAACGCTTGGCATCCCTACCCGACTATATTCAAAAAGCTCTGGAGATGCGGTGGGGTCATATTCCTCCCGCGTGTCCCTGGGGCAATTTTCCTGAACAAACCGCAGTTGCAGCTGCTTGGGTTCCCCTACTAGGCCAATCTATTCCTTGGAATAATAGGCTACAAGATGCAGCGGAATACTTTGGGTTAGAACCTAGACGCTGGGGTTTACCCTTAATAGATAGATCTCACCCCGGATATATTCATCCCGAGGTGTTGGAACGACGCAATCTAGAAAACTGGAGTCTGGATCAAGACCTAGAAGGGGTCGAACAAGACTGGAAAGATTTCAACCTAGACCAATGGACTACGCCAATTCAATGGCACGTGGGATGGCGGGGTGACGGAGACCACATTGGTAAGTGGCTCTCTGGTAGTCAGTATGAACGGGAAAATTTACTCTGGCAAAAGTGGCATCCCACACCCCAGCAAATTGAAGATTACCATCTCAACCTAGTCCCCGCCCAAATTCCTAATCATACCCATCGCCAATTAGACCTACCCCATGTTCTGGATCTATCTGTTCTCTTTAGTCACTGGAACAAGCTGTTGTATCCCCTGGTAGAAGAACAGTACCCTGGTAAGGTTATATTCGCTGGAGGAGATGACTTCCTCCTCTTGGGCCCTTTACCCCAAGCTGTGGAGATGACCAGTGATTTATATCGCTTATGGTCTGGTAGAACCACTGCCCTCACTTCTATGTTGGAGCCACCAGTACCGGGTTGGGTCAAGTATCAGGAGTCTGTTTATCCCGTTCCTAGTGAAATAATGACCTTTAGTTTAGGAGTAGTCATTGCCCAAAGACGTATACCCCAGGCATTATGGCATAGTCATCTCAATGAAGCCTATAAAAAAGCTAAATCCCAGGGCAGAAACCGGGTTTGTGTAAGGGTGTTGTTCAATAGTAATCAGATTATAGAGTGGATCTGCCCTTGGTTCCTGTGGGATATACTGATGGGAAACAACTTGGTGCAGTCAGATAACCAACTAAATAGATGGGAGAAACTATTGCAATATATGGAACCTGTCCGCATGAAACAACCCAATCTAGCCCTGGCAGAAACCGCCCTAGAAACCCTATGGCAAAGTGTAGGTTTAAACCTCTCTTGGAACCAAGTACGCCCACAATCTGAACATGATACTTTTTTAAGCGAATGGGAATGGTGGACTAATTGGGTAGCCCTGCGAGTGTTTTTAGCCAGACAGGAACAAAACCGCGACCTTTGGATGAGAAGATTTAGGGAGGATGGCTTATGA
- the csx2 gene encoding TIGR02221 family CRISPR-associated protein — MKIISFLGFNNYIETNYIHPTTSQAVRTKFFQEALVEFYQPDTLYVLLTPTVATKIPRNGTISNWQGLQEQLANKSVKLEPVFDIPESNSLDDSWLIFDKITNCLNEGDRVIFDLTHSFRSIPVIALLAISYLRTVKQVQIEGVLYGAFDPNAQGADTPTYDLLPMLSLLDWLAAADRFVKVGDGSPLAELLKNAISNNEKRDDPTLRPLAGEFKKTADIINQISLAIALVRPVEILEETTKLEEIIKKAESSFDKRAKPFGLISQKLTQEYGQFALENPTNSGNLAQGLRLQFQLIDWYIKRHQVVQAMTLAREWLVSVLAYRLGEQDPLNKDQRKQVENALNNGQIKLRGKEITLISPWDDEFEKLPDFNLFSLEWGKLTQIRNDIAHVGMNKSPQKAESLETTAAQIILELKTIADTLS, encoded by the coding sequence ATGAAAATTATTTCCTTTCTTGGTTTTAATAATTACATTGAGACCAATTATATCCATCCCACCACTAGTCAAGCAGTAAGGACTAAATTTTTTCAAGAAGCCCTGGTTGAATTTTATCAACCTGATACATTGTATGTATTATTAACACCCACCGTAGCCACTAAAATTCCCAGAAACGGAACCATATCTAATTGGCAAGGATTACAAGAACAACTAGCTAATAAATCCGTTAAATTAGAGCCTGTTTTTGATATTCCCGAGAGTAATTCTTTGGATGATAGTTGGTTAATTTTTGATAAAATTACTAATTGTTTAAACGAGGGCGATCGCGTTATTTTTGACCTTACCCATAGTTTCCGTTCCATTCCAGTTATTGCCTTATTAGCTATTAGCTACCTACGTACAGTAAAACAAGTACAAATTGAAGGTGTGTTATATGGAGCCTTTGACCCTAATGCCCAAGGTGCAGACACCCCCACCTATGATTTACTGCCCATGCTCAGCTTATTAGACTGGCTTGCCGCCGCAGATAGATTTGTCAAAGTGGGTGATGGTTCCCCCTTAGCAGAGCTGTTAAAAAATGCCATTTCTAACAATGAAAAAAGAGATGATCCAACCCTACGACCTCTAGCTGGAGAATTTAAAAAGACTGCTGACATCATTAATCAAATTTCTCTGGCTATAGCTCTTGTGCGTCCTGTAGAAATTTTAGAAGAAACCACAAAATTAGAGGAAATTATCAAAAAAGCAGAGAGTAGTTTTGATAAAAGAGCTAAACCTTTTGGACTGATTTCCCAAAAATTAACCCAGGAATATGGACAATTTGCCCTAGAAAATCCCACTAATAGTGGAAATTTAGCTCAAGGACTGAGATTACAATTTCAACTAATAGATTGGTATATAAAAAGACATCAAGTTGTGCAAGCTATGACTTTAGCAAGGGAATGGCTAGTTTCCGTTTTAGCATATCGATTGGGTGAACAGGATCCACTAAATAAAGACCAGCGAAAACAGGTAGAGAATGCGCTCAATAATGGACAAATTAAACTTCGTGGCAAAGAAATAACATTAATTTCCCCTTGGGATGATGAATTTGAAAAACTACCTGATTTTAATTTGTTTTCCCTAGAATGGGGTAAGTTAACCCAAATTCGCAATGATATTGCCCATGTGGGTATGAACAAGAGTCCTCAAAAAGCAGAAAGTTTAGAAACAACAGCAGCTCAGATTATACTTGAGTTAAAGACCATTGCTGATACCCTTTCTTAA